The Streptomyces halobius genomic interval TCCGGCCACCGCGGCGCCCGACGGCTGCTGCTCGATGGGCAGTCGCCCGGACAGGTCGCGGTCGCGGCCGGCTTCTACGACCAGTCGTACCCGAGCCGGCATGTCAAACGGCACGTGGGCATAGCCCCGGGCGCGCTTTGCCCACGAGGGCGCGCCGGGATGGCGGCTCAGGCCCCACGGACCGAACTCGTGATGACGGCTGCCGCCCGGCGCGGAGACCGACGAGGCCCGCTACGGCCGACGCGCCGCGCTGTCACACCGGCTGTGCTTCGACGTCGAGTTGGCGGGCGGCGTACCTTGGGGCAGAGTCGGCGGGGACGGCTCCGGCGACGGATAGCATCGCCCTGTCGACGAGCAGGGGAAAAGCAGCGTCAAGGAAAAAGCAGCGTCAAGGGGAAGGCAGCGTCAAGAGGAAGGGCATGTCGCAGCGTTCATGGCTCCTTTGGGAGCGGGTCTTGGGGGAGATGACGAGTTCGGGGTGGGGAAGGAGCAGGCGTCGGCTGTGGACTTGACTTCCAGGACTCACAAGCAGCCCCGTGAGAAGGACCGCAACAAGGATCGCAACAAGGACCTCAAGCACCTGCGACGGGCTTCTGGTGAGGTACTGGCCCGCCTGGACCTGCCCGACGGATGCAGTATCGCCACACTGATGGAACGACTCAGCACCGATCGGGGCCGCCCGATCCGGCTCGTATCGCTTCCTCTGGGCGCGGAGACTCCCTGCGGTATGTGGCTGGCGACGGACACCTTCGACGTCATCATCGTCGAGGCGGAGACCAGCCGTCTGCACCAGGACCACATCATCGCCCATGAGCTCGCGCACATGCTGTGCAACCACTGCGACTCCGTGGGATTCGACATGGCGGTGATGCGGCAGCTGCTGCCGAGTCTGGATCCACGGCGGGTGCGGGAGATGCTGGGGCGCACCAGCTACTCCACCGAGGAGGAACAGGAGGCGGAGATCGTCGCCTCCCTCATCCTCGAACGCGTTACCCGGCCTCCGGTGGAGTCGGTGTGGCGGGTACCGTCCGCTGATGCCGAGACCGTCGCGCGTATCGAGAACTCGCTCAATCCGAACCCGGGGCCCCATGCACGCTAGTTGCTTCACGGCGCACCATCGCCCCAAGGGCCCAGGTGAGTTCTGCCGATTGGAAGTCCGCCGACGGGAAATCTGCCGACGGGAAATCTGCTTACGGGAAGTCTCATGACCGGCGTGAAGGCCGTCGTCTTCCCCGCATGCGCCGTCCTCTGCGCACTCGCTCTTCTCTATCGACTGCGCGACCTGCGCCATCAGAGAAACGATCCGGCAGTGCGCGCGCTGCTCATCGCGTTCCTCTGCAAGGGGATCTCCTTCACGCTCTCCACGCCCTCCGTCTCCCGGTCCGTGGACGCGCGCCTGGGAGTGGCCGATCTCGGGGCGCTCGGCATTCACCTCCTGGGCGGCGTCGCGTCCAGCGCTGCCTTCCTCGCGGCGATCGTCTACTGGGTGTACCCGCCCGAGGCCGCCCGGCGGCACGCCTGCGTCCGGCTGCTCGTCGCTGCCCTGTGCGCGGTCGCCATGCTCACCCTGTGGGCGGCGGCGGGAACGGGCGCACAACAGCGCAGCGCGCACTATCTGCTGCAGAACGCGCACCGCCCGCTGGTCGCCGGCTATCTGCTGCTCTACGTCGGCGCGTTCGGCGCCGGCATGATCGAGATCATCCGGCTGTGCCGGCGCTACGGGCGGGTGGCCGGCCGGCAGTGGCTGCGCAGGGGCCTGCACAGCACGGCGATCGGCGCGAGCGCGTGCCTCGTCTACGTTCTCAATCGCCTGCTCTCACTGATCGCGGTGCAGTGCGGACTGGACCCACTGGAATGGGAACTGCTGACCCCAGTGGCCAACGGGACCGGCATCTTCTTCCTGGTGGCAGGGCTCACCATGCCCTCCTGGGGACCGAGCGTCTCCGAGTTGCGGCGTCGGGTCCGCAACTTCGTCGCCTATCAGCGGCTGCATCCCCTGTGGAGCGACCTGTACGCGGCCGCTCCGGACATCGCGCTCAACCCGCGCCATGCCGGCCGCCTCGCTCGCTTCCTGCCCGGCGACATCAGCTATCGCCTCTACCGCAGGGTCATCGAGATCCAGGACGGTCTGCTGGTGCTGCGCCCGTACATGGACCCGGCTGTCGCCACCGGCGCTCGGGAGTCGGCCGAGGAGGCGGCGCTGTCGGGCGACCAGTTGCACGCCATGGTGCAGGCCAGATCGCTGGCTTCGGCTCTGTGCGCGAAGCACGAGAACCGTCCGCCGGTCGGGACCTCAGCGGCGCTCGGCCCCGAGGCCGCCAAGGGCGGGAGCTATACCGAGGAGGTCGCGTGGCTGCTGCAGGTCGCCCGCGCCTACACCGCCGTTCGGACCATTGTTCGGACCACTGAGAGGAAAGTTCGATGAAGCACGGCATGAAGTACCGCAAGCTGGGGAGCGACGGCCCCGAGGTGTCCGCGATCGGCCTGGGCTGCATGGGCATGTCCGTCGCCTATGGCGTTCCGGACGAGGAGGAGTCCCAGCACACGCTGGATCGCGCCCTGGAGATGGGCATCACCCTCCTGGACACCGCCGACGCCTACGGGCGGGGCGGCAACGAGGAGTTGGTCGGCCGATGGCTGCGCCGGCACGCTCACGAGCGGGACCGGATGGTCGTGGCGACCAAGTTCGGGCTCCGCCATGACGCGGCCACCGGCCGGGTCGGCGACGTCGACACCTCCGCCGACTACGTTCCTCTCGCCTGCCGGGCATCCCTGCGCCGCCTGGGGGTTGAGCACATCGACCTCTACTACGCGCATCGCCGCGACCCCGCCACGCCCGTCGAGGAGACGATCGGCGCCATGTCCCAGCTGGTGGCGGCCGGTCTGGTCCGGCACATCGGACTGAGCGAGGTCAGCGCCGCGACGCTGCGCAAGGCCCATGCCGTCCACCCGGTCAGCGTGGTCCAGGTGGAGTACTCCCTCTTCACCCGCGGCGTGGTGGAGGGCGAACTGCTCGCCACCTGCCGGGAACTGGGCATCGCCGTCGTCGCCTATTCCCCGCTCGGGCGCGGCATGCTCACCGGTGCCCTTTCCTCCCGCGACGACCTGATCCCGCAGGACAACCGGCGGCGCTGGCCGCGGTTCGACGACGCGAACATCCAGCACAACCTGGCACTCGTACAGGCGGTACGGGATGTCGCCGAACGGATCGGCTGCTCGCCCGCCCAGGCCGCGCTGGCCTGGCTGCTCGCCCAGGGCGAGGACATCGTGCCCATCCCCGGCACCAAGCGCCGCCGCTACCTGCAGGAGAACGCCGCTGCCGTGGCTCTCTCCCTGACCGAGGCCGACCGCGATCTGCTACGTCGGGCAGTGCCCGAGGAGGCGGTGGCGGGCGAGCGCTACCCGGAATCGGCCCTGGAGCGGCTGGGACACTGAGTGGCCACCGGCTCCTGGAAGGACGACGGATCAGATCTCCCCGCCCCTCGGGATCCGCCCTGCAGTCGGCTCGTGCCGCCTGAGCAGGGCCCGGATGCTGCGTTGACGACGGCGGTCGCACGGGGCACTCATCCGCTGTTCCGCGTCGAACTCATACGGCCGGTGCCCCTGTTCCCCGGTCGTCACCCTCGCCGGATACCCGCTACCGCTACCTGCCGAGGCGTCCGACCCACAGGGGGACGCGCAGAACTTCGGGTGTGGTGTTGCCGTGCCCGACCAAGCCCCGTTCGGCGAACGATTGACCATGGTCCGCGCACACGACCACCAGTGTGTCACGAGCTGCGCCGGCCAAGGCCGTGAACATGTCCGCAAGATGCCCGTCCACCCATTCCAGCGCCTGCACCTGAAGCTTGCGCACCGCCTCCAGGCGCCCTTCCTCCCATAGTGAGCTGTCACCGTGCAGGGGTGCTCTCCGGTGAATGTGCCGGCCCATCTCACGGAGAGCTTCCACCAATGCGTCGTCGAGGGTTCCCGCGCTCGGTGTGCAGTACGGAAAGTGTGTCTCGGGGAAGTTCACGAAGCCGAAGAATGGTTCGCCGCGGAGGAGTTGGTTGGTGAATTCTTCGAGCTGTTCTGTGGGGAGAGGGCGGTGCGTGGGAAGGTCGGGGTCGATGGCCGTTGTGGGGGCTCCGGCCCGTTCTCCTCGGTAGCGGAAGTGGGGGAACAGAGCCGGGAGGACGCTGGAAGGCATGGCGGGATCGAAGAACGGGACCCCGCCGAGCCCCGCGGTGAACACACCTGCGCGCGCATAGTGTTCGACGATCGTCGGGCTCTCGAACACGACATAGGTGCTGCGCTTCCAGGCGCGGCAGGCGTGCGACCACAACTGCTGGTAGCGGCCGAGGAATTGCTGACCATCCAGGGGTTTGGGAAGGAAACCGGAGAAGAACGCCCAGTGCGCCGGGAGCGTGAATGTTCCGGCGGTCTCGGCGACGACGAAGGGGCCGAGACGGTCCAGCGCGGGCGTCATGGCGCTGGCGGCCGTGTCGACGCGGCACGAGTCAATCGTGAGGAAGAGCGTGTTCCCGGTGGGCGTTGTCGACACCGCAGCTTCTCCGTTCCCTCAGCAGGACTCAGCGAATGGGAGTGCCGAACATGGGACCGTGCAGCCAAGGCCGGACGGTCCTGACTCGCAGGTTTTCGGCATACGGCGGCTTCGTCAACCCCGCGTCCTACTGCGATGGTTCGGCGATGCTGTGCTGAGCGCCGGCCGGTTCGGGTATCGGACAGTACGCGCAGTCCGGCCCCGTAGCCGTTCCTCCTGCCACGCCGGGCGCGCTCGGCGCCGTCAGCCGCGTCCGGTGAATTGCTGCCCGACCCCGAGCCCCCGCAGGCTGGCGAGGACTTTCGGGTCCTGCGCGTCGAGCCAGTCGCACAGCTGGCGGAAGGAGACCATCCGGACATCCTTGTGCTTCTCGTCGGCGATGTGCTTGACCGTCTCCTCGATGGCGTCCATATAGATGCCGCCGTTCCACTCCTCGAAGTGGTTGCCGATGAAGAGGGGGGCGCGGTTGGTCTCGTAGGCCCGCTTGAAGCCCGCGATGTACGCCTCGGCGGCCTCCTTGCGCCAGCCCGGGTAATTGGCCGTCGGGCCCTTGGTGGAGTTCTTCGACTGGTTGAACATGAAGTTGTAGTCCATCGAGAGAACTTGGAGGGAGCCGCCGCGGAACGGTATCGACTGGAGCGGAAAGTTCCACAGGCCCTGCTTCTTGTCGGGCCAGACCTGGAGACCGCCGGGGGAGCTGGCGTCGTACCGCCAGCCGCGCTTCCTCGCGGTCGGCAGCAGGTTGTCCTGGCCCAGCAGACAGGGGGTACGGCCGCCTACGAGCTCCTTGCTGTAGTCGAACGGCAGTGGTTCGAGGTCGGTGAAGCCGGTGTTGGTGCGCCATTTGGTGACGAAGGACATGGCCTGCTCGATCTCGGAGTCCCACTGGGCGGGGGTCCAGTGCTCGACCGAACCCCTGCCGCCGCAGAAGTGGCCGTTGAAGTGGGTGCCTATCTCGTGGCCCTCAAGCCAGGCCGCGCGCAGGTTCTTCAGCGTTTCCTTGATGTGGTCGTCGGTGAGGTAGCCGATGGCGGAGGCGCCGACGGGGTTGTTCGGCGGCTGGTACAGGCGCTTCTTCGACTCCGGCAGCAGATAGAGCCCGGAGAGGAAGAAGGTCATCGCCGCGCCGTGGTCCTCGGCGACCTTGCGGAATCGGGGGAAGAGGCCGTTGCCGACCTCGCCGGCGCCGTCCCAGGAGAAGACCACGAACTGGGGCGGTTTCTGGCCCGGCTCCAGCCGCTCGGGCTCGGGAGGCTGCTTCGGCTGCTTGCCGGTGTACGCGGTCGAGCCGTCGCCGATCGGTTTCGCCTTGCCCGTTGTCCCGGGTTCGGCCG includes:
- a CDS encoding toxin, coding for MTSRTHKQPREKDRNKDRNKDLKHLRRASGEVLARLDLPDGCSIATLMERLSTDRGRPIRLVSLPLGAETPCGMWLATDTFDVIIVEAETSRLHQDHIIAHELAHMLCNHCDSVGFDMAVMRQLLPSLDPRRVREMLGRTSYSTEEEQEAEIVASLILERVTRPPVESVWRVPSADAETVARIENSLNPNPGPHAR
- a CDS encoding MAB_1171c family putative transporter codes for the protein MTGVKAVVFPACAVLCALALLYRLRDLRHQRNDPAVRALLIAFLCKGISFTLSTPSVSRSVDARLGVADLGALGIHLLGGVASSAAFLAAIVYWVYPPEAARRHACVRLLVAALCAVAMLTLWAAAGTGAQQRSAHYLLQNAHRPLVAGYLLLYVGAFGAGMIEIIRLCRRYGRVAGRQWLRRGLHSTAIGASACLVYVLNRLLSLIAVQCGLDPLEWELLTPVANGTGIFFLVAGLTMPSWGPSVSELRRRVRNFVAYQRLHPLWSDLYAAAPDIALNPRHAGRLARFLPGDISYRLYRRVIEIQDGLLVLRPYMDPAVATGARESAEEAALSGDQLHAMVQARSLASALCAKHENRPPVGTSAALGPEAAKGGSYTEEVAWLLQVARAYTAVRTIVRTTERKVR
- a CDS encoding aldo/keto reductase; translated protein: MKYRKLGSDGPEVSAIGLGCMGMSVAYGVPDEEESQHTLDRALEMGITLLDTADAYGRGGNEELVGRWLRRHAHERDRMVVATKFGLRHDAATGRVGDVDTSADYVPLACRASLRRLGVEHIDLYYAHRRDPATPVEETIGAMSQLVAAGLVRHIGLSEVSAATLRKAHAVHPVSVVQVEYSLFTRGVVEGELLATCRELGIAVVAYSPLGRGMLTGALSSRDDLIPQDNRRRWPRFDDANIQHNLALVQAVRDVAERIGCSPAQAALAWLLAQGEDIVPIPGTKRRRYLQENAAAVALSLTEADRDLLRRAVPEEAVAGERYPESALERLGH
- a CDS encoding polysaccharide deacetylase family protein, with amino-acid sequence MREFSRRGMLGLGAGAAAALSVAGCSSSGASAPGKVTAEPGTTGKAKPIGDGSTAYTGKQPKQPPEPERLEPGQKPPQFVVFSWDGAGEVGNGLFPRFRKVAEDHGAAMTFFLSGLYLLPESKKRLYQPPNNPVGASAIGYLTDDHIKETLKNLRAAWLEGHEIGTHFNGHFCGGRGSVEHWTPAQWDSEIEQAMSFVTKWRTNTGFTDLEPLPFDYSKELVGGRTPCLLGQDNLLPTARKRGWRYDASSPGGLQVWPDKKQGLWNFPLQSIPFRGGSLQVLSMDYNFMFNQSKNSTKGPTANYPGWRKEAAEAYIAGFKRAYETNRAPLFIGNHFEEWNGGIYMDAIEETVKHIADEKHKDVRMVSFRQLCDWLDAQDPKVLASLRGLGVGQQFTGRG
- a CDS encoding sulfatase-like hydrolase/transferase; the protein is MSTTPTGNTLFLTIDSCRVDTAASAMTPALDRLGPFVVAETAGTFTLPAHWAFFSGFLPKPLDGQQFLGRYQQLWSHACRAWKRSTYVVFESPTIVEHYARAGVFTAGLGGVPFFDPAMPSSVLPALFPHFRYRGERAGAPTTAIDPDLPTHRPLPTEQLEEFTNQLLRGEPFFGFVNFPETHFPYCTPSAGTLDDALVEALREMGRHIHRRAPLHGDSSLWEEGRLEAVRKLQVQALEWVDGHLADMFTALAGAARDTLVVVCADHGQSFAERGLVGHGNTTPEVLRVPLWVGRLGR